The Marinilongibacter aquaticus genome has a window encoding:
- a CDS encoding TonB-dependent receptor, whose amino-acid sequence MKKIFTIIFLNLCVLTFANAQDDIRGKVSDLETGKPLEGAIIRVKGKVIGTISNEEGLFSLNTKLPAVLQIGMIGYTEQEIRVNANNEIQVALAVDNQNLDQVVVSASRVKESILTSPVTVEKMDELQIKRSPAANFYDALNNLKGLDMVTSSLTYKRINTRGFNDTSNSRFLQMVDGVDNQSAGLGFAMGNLFGPHDIDIASVELVPGAASALYGPVAFNGMLQMYTKNPFDYQGLSVQTKVAMNHLNDGTGLGAKPMGDFAVRYAKAFNNRFAFKVNASYLGGTDWYANNYSDIDPNTPVNQRGPNNPGKNQLNVYGDEVAQTIDGIGRVSRTGYEEKDLVNYNVYSLKLNGALHYRINDKLEAIYQANYSQGVAQYTGSSRFVINGFRLMQHRVELKGANFFVRAYTSRENSEDSYNSRSLGLLINKTWVKDLNGNTVDPSQADATWFQRYTQAFYGNINGVGGNDHTAARAFADEGRLLPGTKAFDEAKDQLIHTQGLQGAGIFSKCGLMHIGGVYDLSSQIGFMGLQVGGNYRKYFLNTQGTLFDDKGKNLTNEEYGTFVQASKNLLSEKLKLTASVRYDKNMNFTGRFTPRASAVFSPNDRHHFRASYQTGFRNPTIGDQYIKLNVGPIIILGGVPVNSEGLSAYPNSFTAASVGQFASSFGAEVAQGVPFPQAVANNKDKLQKSNVPYIKPEKVKSIELGYKTLLTQNLFVDLNYFISQYTDFIINTVVISPNSSVLDTEGNINFEAASDILSGNTQAYQLYTNASDKVSIQGASMGLSYNLPKHYKLAGNATWTQFNLQNADPSNIPAFNTPTWKTNLTFGNPKLTDHIGFNLAWHWQNAFDWYGTFNGLNPGRIDAYSLLDAQISYHIPQIKTTIKLGGSNITNKYVIQAFGSPAVGGLYYISLNFN is encoded by the coding sequence ATGAAAAAAATCTTTACCATTATATTTTTAAACCTCTGTGTCCTGACATTCGCGAATGCTCAAGACGACATTCGAGGAAAAGTTAGCGACCTGGAAACAGGAAAGCCACTTGAAGGGGCAATAATCAGAGTCAAAGGCAAAGTCATTGGAACAATCTCGAATGAAGAAGGCCTTTTCTCGCTCAATACCAAATTGCCGGCCGTTTTACAAATCGGTATGATTGGCTATACCGAACAGGAGATACGGGTCAACGCGAACAACGAAATTCAAGTGGCCTTGGCTGTCGACAACCAAAACCTCGACCAAGTGGTCGTTTCGGCCTCCAGAGTAAAAGAGAGCATTCTGACTTCGCCTGTTACCGTTGAAAAAATGGACGAGTTGCAGATCAAGAGAAGTCCGGCTGCCAATTTCTACGATGCCCTAAACAACCTGAAAGGCTTGGATATGGTCACCAGCAGCCTTACGTATAAACGCATAAACACTCGCGGTTTCAACGACACGAGCAACAGTCGTTTTCTGCAAATGGTCGACGGCGTAGACAACCAGTCTGCGGGTTTGGGTTTTGCAATGGGCAATCTTTTTGGCCCACACGATATCGACATTGCCAGTGTGGAGTTGGTTCCCGGAGCCGCTTCTGCCTTGTATGGCCCGGTGGCCTTCAACGGTATGTTGCAGATGTATACCAAAAACCCATTCGACTACCAAGGTTTGAGCGTGCAAACCAAAGTTGCCATGAATCACCTGAACGACGGCACAGGACTCGGAGCTAAACCCATGGGTGATTTTGCGGTACGCTATGCCAAAGCATTCAACAACCGCTTTGCTTTTAAAGTAAATGCATCTTACCTCGGCGGTACAGATTGGTACGCCAACAACTACAGCGACATCGACCCCAATACGCCTGTCAATCAAAGAGGACCGAACAATCCTGGGAAAAACCAGCTAAACGTATATGGTGATGAGGTAGCTCAGACCATCGATGGAATCGGTCGAGTTTCGCGGACAGGTTACGAAGAAAAAGACTTGGTGAATTACAATGTATATAGCCTAAAATTGAACGGAGCCCTGCATTACCGGATCAACGACAAATTGGAGGCCATTTATCAAGCCAACTATAGCCAAGGTGTAGCTCAATATACCGGAAGCAGCCGTTTCGTTATCAACGGTTTTCGTTTGATGCAACACCGTGTCGAACTGAAAGGAGCCAATTTCTTTGTTCGAGCTTATACCAGCCGAGAAAACTCAGAAGATTCTTACAATTCGCGATCGCTCGGACTGTTGATCAACAAAACTTGGGTGAAAGACCTGAATGGAAACACTGTGGACCCTAGCCAAGCCGACGCCACATGGTTTCAACGCTATACCCAAGCTTTTTATGGAAACATCAATGGAGTAGGCGGAAACGACCATACTGCAGCAAGGGCTTTTGCCGATGAAGGCCGCCTTTTACCGGGCACCAAGGCTTTCGACGAAGCCAAAGACCAGTTGATCCATACACAAGGCCTGCAAGGAGCAGGGATTTTCAGTAAATGTGGCCTTATGCACATTGGTGGCGTATACGACCTCAGCTCCCAAATTGGTTTTATGGGTTTGCAAGTGGGCGGAAATTACAGAAAGTATTTCCTGAATACACAAGGCACGCTTTTCGACGATAAAGGGAAAAACTTGACCAATGAAGAATACGGAACCTTTGTTCAAGCCAGCAAAAACCTTTTATCCGAAAAGTTGAAACTGACGGCCTCTGTGCGATACGATAAGAACATGAACTTTACAGGCCGATTTACTCCAAGAGCCTCGGCAGTATTCTCGCCCAACGACCGTCACCACTTTCGTGCTTCGTACCAAACGGGCTTTCGCAACCCCACCATTGGCGACCAATACATTAAGTTGAACGTAGGGCCGATAATTATTTTAGGCGGCGTTCCTGTCAATTCGGAAGGCTTAAGTGCATATCCAAATTCATTTACGGCCGCTTCTGTAGGGCAATTCGCTTCCTCGTTTGGAGCTGAGGTGGCTCAAGGCGTGCCATTCCCGCAAGCCGTGGCCAACAATAAGGATAAGCTTCAGAAATCGAATGTGCCGTACATCAAACCTGAAAAAGTAAAAAGTATTGAATTGGGCTACAAAACATTGTTGACACAAAACCTTTTTGTCGACCTCAATTATTTTATCAGCCAATACACGGACTTCATCATCAACACCGTGGTGATCAGCCCGAACAGTTCGGTTTTGGATACCGAAGGAAATATCAATTTCGAGGCCGCCAGCGACATTCTATCGGGCAATACGCAGGCCTATCAATTGTACACCAATGCCTCGGACAAGGTATCTATTCAAGGTGCCAGCATGGGTCTTTCCTACAATTTGCCCAAACATTATAAGCTTGCAGGAAACGCCACGTGGACACAATTCAACTTGCAAAATGCCGACCCAAGCAATATCCCGGCATTCAATACGCCTACTTGGAAAACCAATTTGACATTCGGCAACCCCAAGCTAACCGATCACATTGGCTTTAATTTGGCTTGGCATTGGCAAAACGCATTCGATTGGTACGGCACTTTCAATGGACTAAACCCCGGACGTATCGATGCTTATAGTCTACTCGACGCCCAAATTTCATATCACATTCCACAGATTAAAACCACGATTAAATTAGGAGGCTCGAACATCACGAACAAGTATGTGATACAAGCTTTCGGTTCGCCGGCCGTGGGAGGTCTTTATTATATCAGCCTGAATTTCAACTAA
- a CDS encoding arylsulfatase, producing the protein MRSLLLFLLVPLFLPNTPAKKVKKPNIVYILADDLGYGELGVYGQELIETPNIDALAAEGMRFTQNYSGAPVCAPARCTLMTGKHAGHNSVRGNSEMRERGNVWSVKAMMEDPYLEGQGPMTETFTLPSFLKENGYRTGMIGKWGLGGPTTESLPGTRGFDYFLGYNCQRMAHTYYPPFLWKNKERILLDNRLVEIHANLAEGADPNDPESYKDFELTSYSPDVMHEGALNFIRENKDEPFFLYYASPLPHVPLQAPKRWVEYYEKKLGREEPFTGKSYYPNRTPHATYAAMISYLDEEVGELVAELKKQGLYENTLIIFTSDNGPTYTGGVDASYFKSAAPFGKGFGKTKGFVYEGGIRVPMIAVWPNKIEAGSTSDLMTSFPDVLPTCADLLGEKLGGKVDGLSFLPTLLGKKGQEKHAYLYWEFPQNQGQQALRMGHWKAVRKDIQKGNMHIELYDLDKDIKEQYDVSAEHPELVDEIAAIFVKEHETPENDDFMMKALEQ; encoded by the coding sequence ATGAGAAGTCTTCTTTTATTCTTGCTTGTTCCGCTGTTTTTGCCCAATACACCAGCTAAAAAAGTCAAGAAGCCCAATATCGTATATATACTTGCCGATGATTTAGGTTACGGCGAATTGGGCGTATACGGTCAAGAGCTGATCGAAACCCCGAATATAGATGCTTTGGCGGCCGAGGGCATGCGTTTCACTCAAAACTATTCTGGTGCTCCTGTATGTGCCCCTGCCCGCTGTACTTTGATGACCGGCAAACATGCGGGACACAATTCGGTGCGGGGCAATTCTGAAATGCGTGAGCGAGGAAATGTATGGAGCGTGAAGGCCATGATGGAAGACCCTTATTTGGAAGGCCAAGGGCCCATGACGGAAACTTTTACTTTGCCCAGTTTTTTGAAAGAAAACGGTTACCGTACGGGAATGATCGGAAAATGGGGGCTGGGTGGGCCAACCACCGAGAGCTTGCCGGGAACTCGCGGATTTGACTACTTTTTGGGTTACAATTGCCAACGGATGGCCCATACGTATTATCCACCGTTTTTGTGGAAAAACAAGGAGCGAATACTGCTGGATAACAGATTGGTAGAAATTCATGCCAATTTAGCGGAAGGGGCAGACCCCAATGATCCGGAATCGTATAAGGATTTCGAACTGACAAGCTACTCGCCCGATGTGATGCACGAAGGGGCCTTGAATTTTATCCGTGAAAATAAGGATGAGCCATTTTTCCTTTATTATGCATCTCCGCTTCCACATGTGCCTTTGCAGGCTCCCAAGCGTTGGGTCGAGTATTATGAAAAGAAACTTGGTCGAGAAGAGCCTTTCACAGGCAAAAGTTATTATCCCAACCGCACGCCGCATGCAACCTACGCGGCGATGATTTCTTATTTGGATGAAGAGGTAGGGGAGTTGGTTGCGGAATTGAAAAAACAAGGTTTGTATGAAAACACCTTAATCATTTTCACCAGCGACAATGGACCAACCTATACCGGAGGCGTGGATGCGAGCTATTTCAAAAGTGCAGCTCCTTTTGGCAAGGGCTTTGGCAAAACCAAAGGTTTTGTGTACGAAGGAGGGATACGCGTTCCAATGATCGCCGTATGGCCAAATAAAATTGAGGCCGGAAGCACTTCAGATCTGATGACCTCATTTCCGGATGTTTTGCCTACTTGTGCCGATTTGTTGGGCGAGAAATTGGGCGGAAAGGTTGATGGGCTTAGCTTTTTGCCCACCCTTTTGGGCAAAAAGGGGCAAGAGAAACACGCCTACTTATACTGGGAATTTCCGCAAAATCAAGGTCAGCAGGCCCTGAGAATGGGCCACTGGAAGGCGGTAAGAAAGGATATTCAAAAAGGGAATATGCACATCGAACTGTATGACCTCGATAAAGATATTAAAGAGCAATACGATGTCTCTGCCGAGCATCCTGAACTGGTGGATGAAATTGCGGCTATTTTTGTGAAAGAACACGAAACCCCTGAAAATGATGATTTTATGATGAAGGCTTTAGAACAATAA
- a CDS encoding NIPSNAP family protein → MKRNILFLFLFGLSLQAFSQNEFYSLSTYTLKFGSSANALHQYLEEALIPALNRQGVQNIGAFEEQGQSLPGKVYLFVPYASMSQYEQVQNALKKDSQFAAAAEKYHSLDYGKTPYASLTVAFFTAFDGHPKLTKPRKDAELFELRTYQSGIEEAAIRKVKMFNEGELDIFNDTGLYSVFFGSRIAGPQMPSLTYMLGFKDMAERDANWDKFVKSPAWKSLSGEEEYANLLINIDRVFLKRLAYSEL, encoded by the coding sequence ATGAAAAGAAATATCCTATTCTTGTTTCTGTTTGGACTAAGCCTCCAAGCATTTTCGCAAAACGAATTTTACAGCCTCAGCACTTACACATTGAAGTTTGGTAGCTCGGCCAATGCACTGCATCAATATTTGGAAGAGGCACTCATTCCCGCACTCAACCGACAGGGTGTGCAAAATATTGGAGCCTTCGAAGAACAAGGGCAAAGCTTGCCCGGAAAGGTCTATCTTTTTGTGCCCTATGCCAGCATGAGCCAATACGAGCAGGTGCAAAATGCCCTGAAAAAGGACAGTCAATTTGCTGCCGCTGCTGAAAAGTACCACAGCCTGGATTACGGAAAGACCCCTTACGCCAGCCTTACGGTTGCCTTTTTTACGGCTTTCGACGGCCACCCCAAACTAACAAAACCGAGAAAAGACGCCGAATTGTTTGAGCTGCGAACGTATCAAAGCGGCATTGAAGAAGCTGCTATCCGCAAGGTGAAAATGTTCAATGAAGGTGAATTGGACATTTTCAATGACACTGGCTTGTACTCTGTGTTTTTTGGTTCGAGAATTGCGGGACCGCAAATGCCTTCGCTTACCTATATGTTGGGTTTTAAAGATATGGCCGAACGCGATGCGAATTGGGACAAGTTTGTGAAATCTCCCGCTTGGAAAAGCCTTTCGGGCGAGGAAGAATATGCCAATTTATTGATCAACATCGATCGCGTATTCTTGAAAAGGTTAGCGTATTCCGAACTTTAA
- a CDS encoding single-stranded DNA-binding protein: MNTVTLIGNAGSDAEIRTFENGKKASFSLATKTEWHYGIGYLPFCSNN; encoded by the coding sequence ATGAATACAGTTACGCTAATCGGAAATGCAGGAAGCGACGCAGAGATCAGAACTTTTGAGAATGGCAAAAAGGCCAGTTTCAGCTTGGCCACAAAAACGGAATGGCATTACGGTATTGGCTATCTGCCATTTTGCTCGAACAACTGA
- a CDS encoding carboxymuconolactone decarboxylase family protein has product MRQSSYIELNDENLPGITGLLAYSPETAQPLLQLAEALLRSESTLSPGERELIAARVSYLNNCHFCHTSHAAAAIAHLGCDIEMIDDIKNDFQKMEISSKLRKLLDIAALVQKGGRFVTPEAIDAAKKEGASDKEIHDTVLIAAAFCMYNRYVDGLSTWAPVPKEAYQEMGQKMAFEGYLRQR; this is encoded by the coding sequence ATGAGACAATCTTCATATATAGAACTTAACGACGAAAACCTACCGGGAATCACTGGATTGCTTGCATACAGCCCAGAAACCGCCCAACCTCTTTTGCAATTGGCCGAAGCTTTACTCAGAAGCGAATCGACACTTAGCCCCGGAGAACGTGAGCTTATTGCGGCTCGTGTTTCTTACCTAAATAATTGCCATTTCTGTCATACTTCCCATGCGGCAGCGGCAATCGCTCATTTGGGATGCGACATCGAAATGATCGACGACATCAAAAACGATTTTCAAAAAATGGAAATCTCTTCCAAGTTGCGTAAGCTACTCGATATTGCTGCTTTGGTGCAAAAAGGTGGCCGTTTCGTGACACCAGAAGCGATTGATGCCGCAAAAAAAGAAGGAGCCAGCGACAAGGAAATTCACGATACCGTACTGATCGCTGCGGCTTTCTGCATGTACAACCGTTATGTGGACGGCCTTAGTACTTGGGCTCCAGTACCCAAAGAGGCCTATCAGGAAATGGGGCAAAAAATGGCATTCGAAGGATATTTACGTCAACGTTAA
- a CDS encoding carboxymuconolactone decarboxylase family protein, with translation MAYIKLENEEYLPGIRGLMAFSPDTSKPMNLLADTLLCRPERGTLSKGDRELIGAYTSYLNDCHFCQNVHGAAASCQFEDGGTAFSQVKKNVDQAEIPDKLKALLHIAAAVQKGGKNVSQDQIDLARSLGSTDNDIHDTVLIAAAFCMFNRYVDGLNTWAPQNQEAYDESGERIKRDGYANFDPKKLIKK, from the coding sequence ATGGCCTATATCAAACTTGAAAACGAAGAATATTTACCGGGAATCCGTGGTCTAATGGCTTTCAGTCCGGACACGTCGAAGCCCATGAATTTATTGGCCGACACCCTGCTCTGCCGTCCAGAAAGAGGCACCTTGAGCAAAGGTGACAGGGAATTGATCGGAGCGTACACCTCCTATTTAAACGATTGCCATTTTTGCCAAAATGTACACGGAGCGGCTGCAAGCTGCCAGTTTGAAGACGGCGGTACTGCTTTTTCTCAAGTGAAGAAAAACGTAGATCAAGCCGAAATACCCGACAAACTAAAGGCCCTGCTCCACATCGCCGCCGCCGTACAAAAAGGAGGAAAAAATGTAAGTCAAGATCAAATTGACCTCGCTCGCTCATTGGGTTCCACAGACAACGATATTCACGACACCGTACTCATTGCCGCCGCATTTTGCATGTTCAATCGTTACGTCGACGGCTTGAACACCTGGGCACCGCAAAATCAAGAAGCGTATGATGAGAGCGGAGAACGCATTAAACGAGATGGTTATGCCAATTTCGACCCAAAAAAATTGATTAAAAAGTAA
- a CDS encoding carboxymuconolactone decarboxylase family protein, giving the protein MTPYIDLPENLFGITSLLEYRLDTAEPIRVLTQSLLRGPSSLSEGERELIAAIVSTKNCTAFCTAAHTTVADHLLHGPQSAAEIVANVEEAKISEKMKALLQIAASVQENGKQVSKGQIDRAKKAEASDREIHDTVLIAALFCLYNRYVDGLNTRLPEDTDYYQTLAARISKSYMRQPQ; this is encoded by the coding sequence ATGACACCCTATATTGATCTGCCGGAAAACCTTTTCGGTATCACGAGCTTGTTGGAGTATCGTCTTGACACCGCCGAACCTATTCGGGTACTCACTCAGTCGCTCCTCCGCGGGCCTTCAAGTCTAAGCGAGGGAGAGCGTGAGCTCATTGCGGCCATCGTTTCCACAAAAAACTGCACGGCCTTTTGTACCGCTGCCCATACCACCGTGGCCGATCATCTTTTACATGGCCCCCAAAGTGCCGCAGAAATTGTGGCCAATGTGGAAGAGGCGAAAATAAGCGAGAAAATGAAAGCCTTGCTTCAAATAGCGGCCAGTGTGCAAGAAAACGGAAAACAAGTGAGCAAAGGCCAAATTGATAGAGCCAAAAAAGCTGAAGCAAGCGACAGAGAAATTCACGATACTGTGCTGATCGCCGCTCTTTTTTGCCTGTACAACCGCTATGTGGATGGCCTAAACACCCGCCTTCCGGAAGATACAGACTACTATCAAACACTCGCTGCACGCATTTCGAAAAGCTATATGCGGCAGCCGCAGTAA
- a CDS encoding DUF2116 family Zn-ribbon domain-containing protein, whose amino-acid sequence MSLDEGRKCAECGKSIVGRADKRFCSDFCRNTFNNRQNAEATNLIRNINRQLKKNRRILKQLCTGDKTKTNRSRLLLAGFDFKQITHLRKTKKGSIYYFVYDFAYLELENDFFLIVRDRPFVKSDWN is encoded by the coding sequence ATGTCTTTAGACGAAGGAAGAAAATGTGCCGAATGCGGCAAGTCGATTGTAGGGAGAGCGGACAAGCGTTTCTGCTCCGATTTCTGCCGAAACACATTCAATAACCGTCAAAATGCCGAGGCGACAAACTTGATCCGGAATATAAACAGGCAGCTGAAGAAAAACCGCCGCATTCTCAAACAACTGTGCACAGGCGATAAAACCAAAACTAACCGTTCGCGATTGCTGTTGGCCGGATTCGATTTCAAACAGATTACGCATTTGCGGAAAACCAAAAAGGGAAGCATTTATTATTTTGTGTACGACTTTGCATATCTCGAACTTGAAAACGATTTTTTCCTGATTGTACGAGACAGACCTTTTGTAAAATCAGATTGGAATTGA
- a CDS encoding MFS transporter has protein sequence MNTLELQMERPLSIPRQQVTFTFLLCIMAYMLCGTIATMMSGFLPVAIPQLVSDQSQVSEISAFVNATFLYGWMAGGLLFGKLSDRFGRKPILLAVTTICGLSTLVTVFVPNWQWLMIYRFFAGAGIGGVILISTVYISEVWPKKTRPIAMGIMAVSFPIGIVSSGMLNLLADSWRNAFWIGLIPLLITGLLTLFMRESPYWEEGNEMGYKPEDKSIFSVNHKSTLIRGAVIYGTVLIGLWGIFSWLPTWIQSLLPEGVAGNDERGMVMMLLGIGGIVGGILSGWLIKIFGERKTLLGTFLGCILACFILFLLNTQFTRIIYLQTAFLSLFLGISQGALSVYIPGLFPASVRGTATGFCFNIGRLFTATAVFFIGSLVTIFGGFGNALFSFSFTFLVAFVALFIQKK, from the coding sequence ATGAATACGCTCGAATTACAAATGGAAAGGCCTCTATCTATACCGCGGCAACAGGTTACTTTCACCTTTTTGCTCTGTATCATGGCCTATATGCTCTGCGGAACGATCGCCACGATGATGTCCGGCTTTTTACCCGTGGCCATTCCGCAACTGGTATCCGACCAAAGCCAAGTTAGCGAAATCAGTGCCTTTGTGAACGCCACCTTTTTATACGGATGGATGGCGGGCGGTCTGCTCTTCGGGAAACTAAGCGACCGTTTCGGGCGTAAACCCATACTCTTGGCCGTGACTACGATTTGTGGTCTGTCTACACTCGTTACCGTATTCGTGCCCAATTGGCAATGGCTCATGATATACCGTTTCTTTGCGGGAGCCGGCATTGGTGGCGTCATTCTGATTTCGACCGTGTACATCTCTGAAGTGTGGCCCAAGAAAACCCGCCCAATAGCGATGGGCATCATGGCCGTTTCCTTTCCTATCGGCATTGTGTCCTCGGGCATGCTCAACCTGTTGGCCGATTCTTGGCGAAATGCCTTTTGGATAGGTCTGATTCCCTTGTTAATCACTGGACTGCTCACACTTTTCATGCGGGAATCGCCCTATTGGGAAGAAGGCAATGAGATGGGTTACAAACCCGAAGACAAATCCATTTTCTCGGTAAACCACAAATCGACATTGATTCGTGGGGCCGTGATTTACGGCACCGTACTTATTGGCCTTTGGGGAATTTTCTCTTGGCTACCGACTTGGATTCAAAGTTTACTGCCCGAAGGCGTGGCCGGAAACGACGAACGCGGTATGGTGATGATGCTTCTGGGAATCGGAGGGATTGTCGGGGGCATACTTTCGGGTTGGCTCATCAAAATATTTGGTGAAAGAAAAACCCTATTGGGCACATTTCTCGGCTGCATTTTGGCCTGTTTTATTCTCTTCTTGCTCAATACTCAATTCACCCGAATAATCTATTTGCAAACCGCCTTCCTTTCTCTTTTCTTGGGCATTAGTCAAGGGGCTTTGTCTGTGTACATTCCGGGTTTGTTTCCGGCCTCGGTTCGAGGAACCGCCACCGGCTTCTGCTTCAATATCGGCCGTCTGTTTACCGCCACAGCGGTATTTTTCATCGGCAGTCTAGTAACCATTTTCGGAGGTTTCGGAAATGCCCTTTTCAGTTTCTCATTCACATTCTTGGTGGCTTTTGTCGCCTTGTTTATTCAAAAAAAATAA
- a CDS encoding single-stranded DNA-binding protein — MATLNRITLIGNLGTDPEIRQLNSGSKVAQLTLATNENYKNSKGELVEQTEWHRIELWDAPAIFSEKYLKKGDSLYVEGKLRSEKWTDSSGQERQGWKVRATSIQKLSKSAQS; from the coding sequence ATGGCAACATTAAATAGAATTACCCTTATTGGAAACCTTGGAACTGACCCAGAAATACGTCAGTTAAATAGCGGCAGCAAAGTGGCTCAGTTGACTCTGGCTACCAACGAAAATTACAAAAACAGCAAAGGAGAACTCGTAGAACAGACGGAATGGCACCGGATAGAATTATGGGATGCCCCTGCAATCTTTTCGGAGAAATATCTAAAGAAAGGTGACAGCCTCTATGTTGAAGGAAAGTTACGCTCTGAAAAATGGACGGATTCAAGTGGTCAGGAAAGGCAGGGCTGGAAAGTGCGTGCTACCTCTATCCAGAAATTGTCAAAGTCTGCCCAATCGTAA